The uncultured Paludibaculum sp. sequence TGCCAACCGGGCAGAGAGGCGCGCAATGCGCATTTCATGGTGCCAAACGTGCCCATCTGGCGCGAACCCCAGTTCCCTACAGCGTCAAAGGCCGAACCGCGCAGAACATATTCGCCGTTCCGGTTCGTCGCGGCTTCCACCATAATGCGGCTCGCGCCGCAGTACCGCTGGATCAGTACAGTTTTCGGAGGCGGCGATCCATTTTCCATCGTCACCCGCCCATGGGCGTTCGCCGCCTGCCCATACAAGGAATGCACTGTCAGGCCCAGAACCACCGCCACCCGCAGGCCATCCAGGCAGGCGGCCGGCACTGCTCGTGCCGGTTGGAGAGACCGCGTTCCTTCGTTCCCGTACTGGCGCATACACTGACTCCTGCTGCGTAATGCCGACGTCAAGACTAAGTCGACCGGACCCTGGCAAATACCATAACAAATATGGGCAAAACCGCGGACAGCAGCCGCACACTGAGTCCCCTAAAATAGGGACAGGCGCCCAATTGATCCAGAGCGCCATCGGCACTTAGGATGACCCACCCCAATCCCATCGACGGCACGGCTCCTGCGGCCCGTCGCCGTATCGGTATCTTCGATTCCGGCGTCGGCGGACTGACCGTCCTCAAGGCCATGCGGCGAACGCTGCCCCAGACCGACTTCCTCTATGTGGGCGACACCGCCAGAGTCCCTTACGGCCGCAAGCCCGCCGCCATGGTCGCCGGTTTCGCGCGCGAGATTGCCGGTTTCCTTCTGGCTCAGGACGTCGAGGCCATCGTGGTGGCCTGCAACACGGCCACCGCGGCCGCGTTGCCGACCCTGGCGGAAGAACTGCCCGTACCGGTCTGGGGCGTCATCGAACCCGGAGTCCAGGCAGCCTTCCAGACCACGCGCTCAGGCTCGGTGGGCGTTATCGGAACGCGCGGCGCCATCGCCAGCGGTGCCTATCAGCGCCGCCTGGAGGCCTTGGGACTGCGTGTCTGGGCTCGTGCCTGCCCCATGTTCGTGCACCTTGTTGAGGAGAATCTCTCCGGCTCGGAAGAGGCAGCCCTGCTCACCCGCTACTACTTTGCCGATCGACCGGAGATCGACACCCTCATTCTGGGCTGCACGCACTATCCGGTTTTACGCCCCATCATCGAGGAGACACTGGGGCCAGGTGTGACCGTCATCTCCAGTGCCCAGGCTGTCGCCGCCACCGTCGCCGCCGCCTTCGGCGAGACCGAGGATCCGTCGCTGCCGGGCACTGGCGGCATCCTCCATCTGGTCACCGGTGACGTGATCGCTTACCAGCACACCGCGCAGACCATCGGCGGCGTGGACGGCGAAGTGCGCCCCATCCACGTCGAGACGCTGGCAGCCGCCCAACCGCTGCACGCAGGAGTGTAGGCGCAATCCGTGACGACCCGCCCCATTCGCCGCCGCCAACTCACTCGCAACCGCATGGGTTGGGCAGCCATCGAGATCCATAACGTCAGTGCCTTGTTTCTGGATGCCTGCCGCTCGGGTGCCTTTGGCGGCTCCGCCGATCCCATCCTTGACCTGGGCTCCGCCTACGGTCTTGTGGGTCTGGCTGCTTTGCGCGCAGGGGCGTGGGTGATCCTCAACGACCTGGACGAACGCCACCTTGCCGAGGCCGAAGCCGACGCAGAGCCGGAGGATCGCCGGCGGCTTACCCTGCGGGCCGGGCATTTCCCTCGCGTCGTCGATTTTCCGGACCACAGTCTGGGCGCCGTTCACGCCTGCAATGTGCTTCACTTCCTAAACGGCCGGGAACTGGAACGCGGCTTGCGGGCCATCGCCCGCTGGTTGCAGCCCGGA is a genomic window containing:
- the murI gene encoding glutamate racemase, with product MTHPNPIDGTAPAARRRIGIFDSGVGGLTVLKAMRRTLPQTDFLYVGDTARVPYGRKPAAMVAGFAREIAGFLLAQDVEAIVVACNTATAAALPTLAEELPVPVWGVIEPGVQAAFQTTRSGSVGVIGTRGAIASGAYQRRLEALGLRVWARACPMFVHLVEENLSGSEEAALLTRYYFADRPEIDTLILGCTHYPVLRPIIEETLGPGVTVISSAQAVAATVAAAFGETEDPSLPGTGGILHLVTGDVIAYQHTAQTIGGVDGEVRPIHVETLAAAQPLHAGV
- a CDS encoding class I SAM-dependent methyltransferase, whose product is MTTRPIRRRQLTRNRMGWAAIEIHNVSALFLDACRSGAFGGSADPILDLGSAYGLVGLAALRAGAWVILNDLDERHLAEAEADAEPEDRRRLTLRAGHFPRVVDFPDHSLGAVHACNVLHFLNGRELERGLRAIARWLQPGGMLFAQVVTPYLGPFQAFQQEYERRLAEGVKWPGWIPKVSVYSQHRKLGQMPASVHLLDDQTLARAAANAGLVVERAWMFRPADLAPDLTLDGREAAGLIARAPGV